The following are encoded together in the Fusarium keratoplasticum isolate Fu6.1 chromosome 1, whole genome shotgun sequence genome:
- a CDS encoding 2EXR domain-containing protein — protein MATTDRDNDAQHGIAFQIPASSPADAEVFSERMEEPPIKFEIPDNCRTFSPFPRLPPELRHQIWEATLTTPGMHFLKVDTEYEPSSGRGRWWIRDFSSPHDLIEDDDDENADPVALEVKRESRPISVQYGSLRPLYPTRQADISYYTSLHQQLAKLSVTCNEAAAIAKSLAGRSDTFRLDNGRIISLGCSSDVIYLEYVPPDVFESGFRFFRSLHCEGLDQIRKVAVRYCHKWNEQRTPRRCPNCGQLHPSPDVVKHPNHIYRFLAQYLPNLEQFYFVDYFILRKTDTASQPTGEGNDLGAKPRANPQPRTFQGGNRTYCEVNDHDWNVQPVVWEMKSWLQEQFVKYAKTSKLSKHRNPEKVQFGVLACEWTVGPPEEATRGPITPVKKGHNKRRLSEDHSPSRSRRLNIQRASVTPLQNLPQEATRGFAFVFGAQEEASNAFDFTISIPL, from the exons ATGGCGACGACCGACCGTGATAACGACGCCCAGCACGGCATCGCGTTTCAGATTCCCGCCTCTTCACCGGCGGATGCAGAGGTCTTTTCGGAGAGAATGGAGGAACCTCCCATCAAGTTCGAGATACCCGACAACTGCCGCACGTTTTCGCCTTTCCCCCGTCTTCCACCGGAGCTCCGCCATCAGATATGGGAGGCTACTTTGACGACGCCCGGGATGCACTTCCTCAAGGTTGACACCGAGTATGAGCCATCTTCTGGTCGTGGGAGGTGGTGGATTAGAGacttttcttctcctcatgatctcatcgaggacgacgatgatgagaatgCTGACCCCGTTGCGCTCGAGGTGAAGAGGGAGTCACGGCCGATTTCGGTACAGTATGGCTCGCTGAGACCGCTTTATCCTACTCGCCAAGCCGACATCTCCTACTACACCAGCCTGCATCAACAGCTTGCCAAACTGTCAGTCACCTGCAACGAGGCTGCTGCTATTGCAAAGAGCCTAGCAGGTCGATCCGACACATTCCGCTTGGACAACGGTCGCATCATCAGCCTGGGCTGCTCTTCAGACGTCATCTACCTCGAGTATGTTCCGCCTGATGTTTTTGAGAGTGGTTTCCGCTTCTTCAGATCCCTTCACTGCGAGGGCCTCGATCAGATTCGGAAAGTTGCGGTTCGGTACTGCCACAAGTGGAACGAGCAGCGGACGCCTCGGCGATGCCCAAATTGCGGTCAGCTTCACCCATCCCCAGATGTCGTCAAGCACCCAAACCACATTTACCGGTTCCTGGCCCAATATCTCCCCAACCTCGAGCAATTCTACTTTGTGGACTACTTTATCCTGCGAAAAACCGACACTGCATCACAACCTACCGGGGAAGGTAACGACTTGGGGGCAAAGCCTCGAG CGAATCCCCAGCCGCGCACATTTCAGGGCGGAAACAGGACTTACTGTGAAGTCAACGACCATGACTGGAACGTCCAACCTGTAGTCTGGGAGATGAAGTCCTGGCTGCAAGAACAGTTCGTCAAGTACGCAAAAACCAGCAAACTCAGCAAGCACCGAAACCCCGAAAAGGTCCAGTTTGGAGTTCTGGCCTGCGAATGGACCGTCGGGCCACCAGAAGAGGCGACGAGAGGGCCGATAACACCGGTCAAGAAGGGACACAACAAGAGGAGACTATCGGAGGACCACAGCCCGTCGAGGAGTCGACGTCTGAATATCCAACGGGCTTCAGTCACTCCACTTCAGAACCTGCCCCAGGAGGCGACGCGCGGGTTCGCATTTGTTTTTGGCGCACAGGAGGAGGCAAGCAATGCGTTTGACTTTACGATTTCGATTCCCCTATAA
- a CDS encoding MFS domain-containing protein: MAIEQVKDETAPSGPSDNQTTTSPDSSSLSARPKSDEEAQDAVAESPRDNLAFNRDYRFWMIMLTLVISTLLASLESTVVITSLPTIVENLHLGSSYIWVTNIFFLTSACVQPLFGQLCNLWGRKRVMIFIFAAYTVGSGIAGGANGGAMLIAGRAIQGIGSGGVNMAADVIVSDLVPLRYRGNYIAMLMLVATIGFAVGPFLGGVIVENTTWRWVFYLNLPIGGLAILVTHLFLNLQWNRQESTMAKLRRIDYIGNAILIAASISILIALTWAGPVYPWSDARVLVPLVVGLFGLVGFVVYEGSGFPSEPVMPIRLFPNRTSRIVYVNTFLNMMLIFWCYFFLPLYFQAVQMSTPSRSGVQMLPVALIAIPGAALSAFMLSKWGKYRALHIAGFFLMTLGVGLLAILKEDSPDAAWILIQFLPAIGSGFLLNTLLPAFQASADEIDQAAATGTWCFMRTFGTIWGVAIAGTVFNSYTKQYAHMIDSEVAREVLSSGDAYASATRAFVMQFEEPIRSQIRHVFMLALRKVYVISVAFGGLAFLLALFEKDIPLRKDLDTQYGLEEKAPDDLKDKE, from the exons ATGGCTATTGAACAAGTCAAAGACGAAACGGCTCCGTCTGGACCCTCTGACAACCAGACGACCACATCCCCTGACTCTTCCAGTCTTTCAGCTAGACCAAAGAGCGATGAAGAAGCCCAGGATGCTGTAGCAGAGTCTCCGAGAGATAATCTGGCGTTCAACAGAGACTACCGGTTCTGGATGATCATGCTTACCCTCGTCATTTCCACTCTCCTCGCATCCCTCGAGTCAACTGTCGTCATTACTTCTCTGCCTACCATTGTCGAAAATCTTCACCTTGGAAGCAGCTACATCTGGGTCACCAATATCTTCTTCCTAACGAG CGCTTGCGTTCAACCTCTCTTCGGCCAGCTCTGCAATCTCTGGGGCCGCAAGAGGGTCATGATATTCATCTTTGCTGCATATACCGTTGGAAGTGGCATTGCTGGTGGCGCCAACGGAGGCGCCATGCTGATCGCCGGCCGTGCTATTCAAGGCATCGGCAGCGGTGGTGTGAACATGGCTGCCGATGTCATTGTCTCAGACTTGGTGCCCCTGAGATACAGAGGAAACTACATTGCTATGCTTATGCTTGTGGCAACCATTGGATTCGCCGTCGGGCCTTTCTTGGGCGGTGTGATTGTTGAAAACACTACTTGGAGATGG GTGTTTTATCTCAACCTTCCCATCGGTGGCCTTGCAATTCTTGTCActcacctcttcctcaacttGCAGTGGAATCGCCAAGAGTCAACAATGGCCAAGCTCCGTCGAATCGACTACATCGGCAacgccatcctcatcgcgGCGAGCATCTCGATCCTTATAGCACTCACCTGGGCTGGCCCAGTCTATCCTTGGTCCGACGCTCGTGTCCTAGTCCCGTTGGTCGTTGGACTGTTTGGATTAGTTGGGTTCGTCGTCTACGAAGGTTCAGGCTTCCCTTCCGAGCCCGTCATGCCCATCCGGCTGTTCCCTAACCGCACATCTCGCATCGTCTATGTCAACACTTTTCTCAACATGATGCTCATCTTTTGGTGTTACTTCTTTTTACCTCTATACTTTCAGGCCGTACAAATGTCTACCCCTTCTCGATCCGGAGTGCAGATGCTCCCTGTggccctcatcgccatccccgGCGCCGCACTATCCGCCTTCATGCTCTCAAAATGGGGCAAGTACAGGGCGCTACACATAGCCGGATTCTTCCTCATGACTCTCGGCGTAGGCCTTCTCGCTATTCTCAAGGAAGACAGCCCCGATGCAGCATGGATTCTCATCCAGTTCCTCCCCGCCATTGGCTCTGGCTTCTTGTTAAACACGCTGCTCCCTGCCTTCCAAGCCTCAGCGGATGAGATCGACCAGGCCGCAGCGACGGGGACTTGGTGTTTTATGCGCACATTTGGCACAATCTGGGGCGTCGCTATCGCGGGAACCGTGTTCAATTCGTACACGAAGCAGTATGCGCACATGATCGATAGTGAAGTGGCCCGGGAGGTGCTCAGCTCCGGAGATGCATATGCCAGCGCAACCAGGGCCTTTGTCATGCAGTTTGAGGAGCCCATCAGGAGCCAGATCCGTCATGTCTTTATGCTGGCTCTCCGAAAGGTTTATGTCATCTCTGTGGCATTTGGTGGGCTGGCCTTTTTGCTTGCTCTGTTTGAGAAGGATATTCCTCTGCGCAAGGACTTGGATACACAGTACGGTTTGGAGGAAAAGGCACCGGATGATTTGAAGGACAAAGAGTAA
- a CDS encoding RNA-dependent RNA polymerase, producing the protein MELFCKSVPQDLSEESFKRELTPFMTALNISDWTCDKAKRRPQGWIKFLRATDGQKFLNKHGKYIPEGDQQMGNEPPGNPLRPRIRPRAIARLYILKTAVYVEKSTRPIDKHVIAHLKHDREQKAKSTAQDPEAPTQAFWVRGLSCGGNTFRGPAKTLTFVEQVALTLPSLTKGKFTPQWLTIEVDFGARLDFHNDSIQDLIASRSDNSFTLVLQEPPRIYRPHSAPDNKNVKWKRTQEMNDWGLFHAYSSSCLVYRVYLMHASDFDNILRLIKSRDILAVTNHELPSVQWSYMEDASINADRGRHQLIERAKRLLSTGLMPFPILFQVQALVWNNYINPSSGIQLFDILEQVAIDAKEKKVAIPVTTDAMKTLFQRIPYPCPGTDPAELDVVSIMAEIMNAEYEYRDENPQRDRIYGSKLPDHQVWVFKALVTPTRVLLHGPDAESKNRVLRMFPDNNDSFLRVIFCDEDGQDLNFNPRIDNEDTFSRYRKVMDDGIDIAGRKYTFLGFSHSSLRSHSAWFASLFVDGNYQSQTISVILEALGDFQDIRVPAKCAARIGQAFSETPYAVPLFENSITTRHIPDIKTADGSRVFSDGVGTISQDALEDVWMYLPMRSAAPTCLQIRWGGCKGMLSLDTRLEGKTFCIRKESMMKFPSNDLTELGICDTSSKPLRLVLNRQMIKILEDMGTQNDWFLDLQNKALNVLRGVTASAHNTSTFLEYQAIGVNMGLPKLVKQLDRMGIDYRRDKFLRSAVEHVVLRELRLLKHKARIPVEKGVTLFGVMDETGFLKERQVYVTYDKTYGVNNGRRINATLEDGIILVTRSPALHPGDIQVVEMVTPPKGHPLRNLQNCIVFSQKGDRDLPSQLSGGDLDGDLYNIIWDERAMPEKVFPPANYPRVTPKPLDRAVTPKDIADFFINFMRTDILGMIATRHVMLADSHDLGTLHPECVSLAEMHSTAVDFSKTGIPVEVKKLPKPPRFRPDFLAMAPPLKLYDLGQIDHIGDPEEYDEDDIMARAKPKYYKSTKILGHLYRSVDENKIWHEDIHRKIETGGPSVWDQLLTIVENEIVKFKLDIDWERRTEDAWKIRNIYESTISDNMLRFSENARSCLSEVEVFCGFILNKRGGQTRRQRDSSIKLKEEIDRIITFIVKQIRDRGVGNDAETLSTATEASAAAPNRWREDVVELCWACVAIACIKKEDAPFVYHETGELQSFRVVAACCLLKELNNLARKMDASSGGGFVGVGRGGRGGKRMTLPLR; encoded by the exons ATGGAACTTTTCTGCAAAAGTGTCCCACAGGACTTGTCAGAAGAGAGCTTCAAACGAGAGTTGACCCCTTTTATGACGGCTCTGAACATCTCAGACTGGACATGCGACAAAGCAAAACGAAGGCCTCAAGGTTGGATCAAGTTTCTCCGCGCCACAGATGGTCAGAAGTTCTTGAACAAGCACGGTAAGTACATACCCGAGGGAGACCAGCAAATGGGAAATGAGCCTCCAGGAAATCCACTGCGTCCAAGGATCAGGCCGCGCGCTATTGCCCGCCTCTACATCCTCAAAACCGCCGTGTATGTGGAAAAGAGCACCCGGCCTATCGACAAGCATGTTATCGCGCATCTTAAGCATGATCGTGAACAGAAGGCAAAGTCGACTGCTCAGGATCCGGAAGCACCTACACAAGCCTTCTGGGTTCGAGGTCTCAGCTGCGGCGGCAATACATTTCGTGGCCCTGCAAAGACACTCACCTTTGTTGAACAggtggccttgaccttgcccaGTCTCACCAAGGGCAAGTTCACACCGCAGTGGCTGACTATCGAGGTGGATTTCGGTGCTCGGTTGGATTTTCACAACGACTCGATTCAGGATCTCATCGCCAGCCGCAGTGACAATTCATTCACGTTGGTTCTTCAAGAGCCACCTCGCATCTACCGCCCCCATAGTGCACCAGACAACAAGAATGTCAAGTGGAAGCGAACTCAGGAGATGAACGATTGGGGCTTGTTTCATGCCTACTCGTCAAGTTGTCTCGTCTATCGCGTCTATTTGATGCATGCGAGCGACTTTGACAACATCTTGCGCTTGATCAAATCCCGAGACATCTTGGCCGTCACCAATCACGAACTTCCGTCAGTGCAATGGAGCTACATGGAAGACGCGAGCATCAACGCCGATCGAGGACGACATCAGTTGATCGAAAGGGCCAAGCGCCTTCTCTCAACTGGACTCATGCCGTTCCCCATCTTGTTCCAGGTCCAGGCTCTTGTATGGAACAACTACATCAACCCCTCTAGTGGGATACAACTTTTCGATATTTTAGAACAGGTTGCAATCgacgccaaggagaagaaggttgccATTCCTGTTACGACTGATGCGATGAAGACGCTGTTTCAGCGAATCCCTTACCCTTGTCCTGGTACCGACCCCGCAGAGCTGGATGTGGTGAGCATCATGGCGGAGATCATGAACGCAGAGTACGAGTATCGAGACGAAAACCCTCAGAGAGACAGAATCTACGGATCCAAACTACCAGATCACCAGGTCTGGGTTTTCAAAGCTTTGGTCACACCCACACGAGTGCTTCTCCACGGCCCCGATGCTGAAAGCAAGAACAGAGTGTTGAGAATGTTTCCGGACAACAATGACTCGTTTCTACGGGTCATATTCTGCGATGAGGATGGTCAGGATTTAAACTTCAACCCTCGTATCGACAATGAGGACACTTTCAGTCGGTACCGAAAAGTCATGGATGATGGTATCGACATTGCCGGGAGGAAGTATACTTTTCTCGGGTTCTCTCATTCTTCATTGCGCTCCCACTCCGCTTGGTTCGCATCACTATTTGTCGATGGAAACTACCAGAGCCAGACCATCTCTGTGATTCTGGAGGCTCTAGGAGACTTCCAGGATATCCGAGTCCCAGCCAAGTGCGCAGCACGAATTGGCCAGGCGTTCTCAGAGACCCCATATGCAGTGCCACTGTTCGAAAACAGCATCACGACTCGCCACATCCCAGACATCAAGACCGCCGATGGCTCACGAGTATTCAGCGACGGCGTCGGAACAATTTCCCAGGACGCCCTGGAAGATGTTTGGATGTATCTTCCCATGCGCTCTGCCGCACCAACCTGTCTTCAAATCCGCTGGGGTGGCTGCAAGGGAATGCTCTCGTTGGACACCAGACTTGAGGGCAAGACGTTCTGTATTCGAAAGGAATCGATGATGAAGTTCCCAAGCAACGATCTGACGGAGCTTGGAATCTGTGATACATCGTCAAAACCCTTGCGGCTTGTCTTGAATCGTCAAATGATCAAAATTCTAGAAGACATGGGGACCCAGAATGATTGGTTCCTCGACTTGCAGAACAAGGCGCTCAACGTGTTGCGCGGCGTCACGGCGAGCGCGCACAACACCAGCACATTCCTGGAATACCAGGCGATTGGCGTCAACATGGGTCTTCCCAAGCTTGTTAAACAGCTGGACAGGATGGGCATCGATTACCGCAGGGACAAGTTTCTCAGATCGGCTGTTGAGCACGTCGTCCTACGAGAGCTGAGACTTCTCAAACACAAGGCCCGTATTCCGGTTGAGAAGGGCGTGACTCTCTTTGGTGTCATGGACGAGACGGGTTTTCTCAAGGAGCGCCAAGTGTATGTCACGTACGACAAGACGTATGGTGTGAACAATGGCAGGCGTATTAACGCTACGCTTGAGGATGGGATCATCTTGGTCACTCGCTCGCCAGCTCTACACCCAGGAGATATCCAAGTCGTCGAGATGGTGACACCTCCCAAAGGCCATCCCCTCAGGAACCTCCAAAACTGCATTGTTTTCAGTCAAAAGGGCGATCGCGATCTACCGAGTCAACTGAGCGGAGGCGACCTCGATGGGGATTTGTACAACATCATCTGGGATGAGCGGGCCATGCCGGAGAAGGTCTTTCCTCCAGCCAACTATCCACGAGTCACGCCTAAGCCACTGGATCGCGCAGTAACTCCCAAGGACATTGCCGATTTCTTTATCAATTTCATGAGAACCGACATCTTGGGCATGATTGCGACACGCCATGTCATGTTGGCCGACTCTCACGACTTGGGAACGCTTCATCCCGAGTGTGTTTCATTGGCAGAGATGCACTCTACAGCTGTTGACTTCTCAAAGACGGGTATCCCAGTGGAGGTCAAGAAATTGCCAAAGCCACCACGCTTTCGGCCCGATTT TCTGGCGATGGCGCCACCACTGAAGCTCTATGACCTCGGCCAGATTGATCATATTGGAGATCCCGAGGAgtacgacgaggatgacatcATGGCTCGAGCGAAACCAAAGTACTACAAGTCGACAAAGATCCTCGGCCATCTGTACCGGAGCGTTGATGAGAATAAAATCTGGCATGAGGATATCCATCGCAAGATTGAAACGGGCGGGCCATCGGTTTGGGATCAGCTACTAACCATTGTCGAGAACGAGATTGTCAAGTTCAAGCTCGATATCGATTGGGAACGCAGGACTGAGGACGCTTGGAAGATTCGCAACAT TTATGAGTCGACTATTTCGGACAACATGTTGCGCTTTTCAGAGAATGCGCGCTCATGTCTGTCCGAGGTTGAAGTCTTTTGCGGATTCATCCTGAACAAGAGAGGTGGCCAGACGCGACGGCAACGCGATTCATCCATCAAGCTAAAGGAGGAAATCGACCGCATCATTACGTTCATCGTCAAGCAAATCCGCGACCGTGGCGTTGGTAACGACGCCGAGACCCTGAGCACGGCTACCGAGGCGTCTGCCGCGGCTCCGAACCGGTGGAGAGAGGACGTGGTGGAGCTCTGCTGGGCGTGCGTCGCCATTGCTTGTATCAAAAAGGAAGATGCCCCGTTTGTGTATCACGAGACTGGGGAGCTGCAGAGCTTCCGCGTGGTGGCGGCGTGTTGTCTTCTTAAGGAGCTGAACAATCTGGCCAGGAAGATGGATGCTAGCTCCGGAGGGGGATTTGTCGGTGTTGGACGGGGTGGACGAGGCGGTAAGCGGATGACGCTTCCGCTGCGATGA
- a CDS encoding F-box domain-containing protein: MDNYRGFELSTMPSFRTIHRIRQHLFGDAVLIDDEAALGSDSTKPEKRAVGHTATEDQSHRWTVANTNNGLVKLPTELHMMIMEHLTFGQVESLRRTCRALRGRISKPVIREVFPGIKFELLSTCYRCLCYDPLRDTLIRADESDARYPLANECLDCVAARGGFMVGRRYTLGTWASVWVCRYCGYPVTSGAAWNEPEFHRVCYRRFHWMLFYFFLVGIAQGLVTIIGSALCWGFYNKEKMVLAPTIVNFFMASWVFCLTLLRNVELRTYHWTLILELGILGLWIPPLLTILGSAQNRPGRPSPADVATIFFVVSNIMFRVVNVLGNAILMSEYKLWRRHRPNQSLAQRALSKTAAILVFWTYPQSVEQKYPGKWWLTRRELQQV, encoded by the exons ATGGACAACTACCGAGGTTTTGAATTATCAACAATGCCGTCTTTTAGGACTATACATCGAATACGTCAACATTTATTTGGGGACGCGGTGCTcattgacgacgaggctgcGTTGGGGTCGGACTCAACAAAACCTGAGAAGAGGGCGGTTGGACACACAGCAACCGAGGATCAGTCGCATCGATGGACAGTCGCCAATACCAACAACGGCCTCGTTAAGCTCCCGACGGAGCTCCATATGATGATCATGGAGCACCTCACCTTTGGCCAGGTTGAGTCCCTGCGACGGACATGCCGAGCCCTCCGAGGCCGCATCAGCAAGCCCGTCATCCGTGAGGTGTTTCCCGGCATCAAGTTTGAGCTCCTGTCGACGTGCTACCGGTGCCTCTGCTACGACCCCCTGAGGGACACGCTGATCCGGGCCGACGAGTCGGACGCCCGGTATCCCTTGGCCAACGAGTGCCTCGACTGCGTCGCCGCGAGGGGAGGCTTCATGGTCGGACGCAGGTACACCCTCGGGACGTGGGCGAGTGTCTGGGTGTGCCGGTACTGCGGGTATCCCGTCACGTCTGGGGCGGCGTGGAACGAGCCAGAGTTTCACCGCGTGTGCTACAGGAGGTTTCACTGGATGCTCTTTTACTTTTTCCTCGTGGGGATTGCGCAGGGTCTCGTTACGATTATAGGGTCGGCGCTGTGTTGGGGCTTTTAtaacaaggagaagatggttCTGGCGCCTACGATT GTCAACTTCTTTATGGCGTCTTGGGTATTCTGCCTGACGCTGTTGAGAAACGTAGAGCTGAGGACGTACCACTGGACCTTGATACTAGAGCTTGGAATCCTGGGACTCTGGATTCCTCCCCTGCTCACGATACTCGGGAGTGCTCAGAACAGACCAGGGAGGCCGTCCCCAGCTGACGTCGCAACCATCTTTTTTGTCGTCAGCAACAT CATGTTCCGCGTCGTCAACGTCCTTGGCAACGCAATCCTTATGTCCGAGTACAAGCTCTGGCGGCGCCACCGGCCGAACCAGTCGCTGGCGCAACGGGCCCTGAGCAAGACTGCCGCCATCTTGGTCTTTTGGACGTACCCGCAGAGCGTGGAGCAAAAGTATCCGGGGAAATGGTGGTTGACGAGGCGAGAGCTGCAGCAGGTGTGA
- a CDS encoding Glycoside hydrolase family 12, producing the protein MKSAIVAALAGLAAASPTRLIPRGQFCGQWDSETAGAYTIYNNLWGKDNAESGEQCTTNSGEQSDGSIAWSVEWSWTGGQGQVKSYPNAVVEIEKKTLGEVSSIPSAWDWTYTGDGIIANVAYDLFTSSTESGDAEYEFMIWLSALGGAGPISNDGSPVATVELAGTSWKLYQGKNNQMTVFSFVAESDVNNFCGDLADFTDYLVDNHGVSSSQILQSVGAGTEPFEGTNAVFTTNNYHADVEY; encoded by the coding sequence ATGAAGTCCGCCATCGTCGCAGCTCTAGCCGGCCTAGCCGCTGCCTCACCAACCCGCCTGATCCCCCGGGGCCAGTTCTGCGGCCAGTGGGATTCCGAGACGGCGGGAGCCTACACCATCTACAACAACCTCTGGGGCAAGGACAATGCCGAGTCCGGGGAGCAGTGCACCACCAACAGCGGCGAGCAGAGCGACGGCAGTATCGCCTGGTCGGTCGAGTGGTCCTGGACCGGTGGCCAGGGGCAGGTCAAGTCGTATCCCAACGCTGttgttgagattgagaagaagactcTTGGAGAGGTTTCGAGCATTCCTTCGGCTTGGGACTGGACCTATACTGGCGATGGGATCATTGCCAACGTCGCCTACGACCTCTTTACGAGTTCTACAGAGTCAGGAGACGCCGAATACGAGTTCATGATCTGGCTATCAGCTCTGGGAGGAGCTGGACCGATCAGCAACGACGGATCTCCCGTCGCAACCGTCGAGCTCGCCGGCACATCGTGGAAGCTGTACCAGGGCAAGAACAACCAGATGACCGTCTTCAGCTTCGTAGCTGAGTCAGACGTCAACAACTTCTGCGGCGACCTGGCAGATTTCACCGACTACCTCGTCGACAACCACGGCGTCAGCAGCTCCCAGATTCTGCAGAGCGTGGGTGCCGGTACTGAGCCTTTTGAGGGTACCAACGCTGTCTTTACTACCAACAACTACCACGCCGACGTTGAATACTAA